One Onychostoma macrolepis isolate SWU-2019 chromosome 10, ASM1243209v1, whole genome shotgun sequence genomic region harbors:
- the LOC131548707 gene encoding collagenase 3-like produces MKSYYKLCVLIALVVSGYTSPIAPPADKDTESIAVNYLTQLYGLPKQTGSNAEKRSSAVSLRLKEMQQFFGLAITGKLDEETLNVMKKPRCGVPDVAAYSTFQGDYKWKKHDLTYRIENYTPDMSVAEVDDSIKRALQLWADVTPLRFTRIYSGTADIMISFSVGDHRDGYPFDGPNGFLAHAFPPFEGLGGDAHFDDDETFFYRSPQGYNLFLVAAHEFGHSLGLEHSQDPGALMYPTYVYRNSDTFVLPKDDVDGIQSLYGPNTDFDPNDPKPTPPVTPNKCDSKLVLDAVTMLRGEIMFFKGGFFWRSYPLSATVEQHLITSFWPEIPEHIDAAFESPLEDKVFIIKGEKVWALYGYEMAQGYPKSLSMFRLPKKVQKVDAVLYDETSYKVLFFVDNQIYSYNEEKRRVEKGYPKPVEEVFPGMTGKVTAAFQYKGFNYLFSGSKMFEFGAHNKNLLRVLNNNYFLPC; encoded by the exons ATGAAGAGCTACTACAAGCTGTGCGTTCTTATCGCGTTGGTGGTTTCTGGTTACACCAGCCCAATAGCCCCACCTGCTGATAAAGACACAGAGAGCATTGCAGTG aattacCTGACTCAGTTATATGGCCTGCCAAAGCAGACCGGTTCTAACGCTGAAAAACGCTCCAGTGCCGTGAGTCTGAGGTTGAAAGAGATGCAGCAGTTCTTTGGACTCGCGATAACAGGGAAGCTGGATGAGGAGACGCTGAATGTGATGAAGAAGCCACGCTGCGGGGTTCCAGACGTCGCAGCGTACTCCACTTTTCAAGGGGACTACAAGTGGAAAAAACACGATCTGACCTACAG GATTGAGAACTACACCCCTGACATGTCTGTAGCAGAAGTGGATGATTCCATCAAAAGGGCCCTTCAACTGTGGGCAGATGTCACTCCTCTGAGATTCACCCGTATCTACAGCGGCACAGCTGACATCATGATCTCCTTTTCTGTTGGAG ATCATCGGGATGGCTACCCCTTTGATGGACCAAATGGTTTTCTGGCTCACGCTTTCCCTCCATTTGAAGGCCTCGGAGGTGATGCCCATTTTGATGATGACGAGACGTTCTTCTACAGATCTCCTCAAG GTTACAATTTGTTCCTGGTGGCTGCCCATGAGTTCGGACACTCTCTAGGGCTCGAACATTCCCAGGATCCGGGTGCACTGATGTATCCCACCTACGTTTACAGAAACAGCGATACCTTTGTCCTCCCTAAAGATGATGTCGATGGAATCCAGTCTCTTTATG gCCCAAACACGGATTTCGACCCTAATGATCCAAAACCCACACCACCAGTAACCCCAAACAAATGTGATTCCAAACTGGTCCTGGATGCTGTCACTATGCTCCGCGGAGAGATCATGTTCTTCAAGGGCGG CTTCTTCTGGCGCAGTTATCCTCTGAGTGCAACTGTTGAACAACATCTCATCACAAGTTTCTGGCCTGAGATTCCAGAACATATCGATGCAGCATTCGAGAGTCCATTGGAGGACAAAGTCTTCATTATCAAAG GTGAGAAGGTCTGGGCTCTCTATGGGTACGAAATGGCACAGGGATATCCCAAGAGTCTCAGCATGTTCCGTTTGCCAAAAAAAGTGCAGAAAGTCGATGCAGTCCTCTACGATGAGACCAGCTACAAAGTCCTGTTTTTCGTTGACAACCAGATTTATAG ttATAATGAGGAAAAACGCAGAGTAGAGAAAGGTTATCCTAAACCGGTGGAAGAAGTTTTCCCTGGAATGACAGGGAAGGTGACCGCAGCCTTCCAGTATAAAG GTTTCAACTATCTCTTCAGTGGATCAAAGATGTTTGAGTTTGGCGCCCACAACAAAAATCTGCTCCGTGTTCTCAACAACAATTATTTCCTGCCCTGTTAG
- the LOC131548708 gene encoding matrix metalloproteinase-18, translating into MGNLWLGLFTLLQPAVLCASPLPSRGLSARGNLEFAKVYLEKFYNYKPVTDRRRRAAEPDSFKAKLREMQLFFGLEESGDVDPQTVVAMRIARCGLSDVEPFRKTMRWTNRTLTYRISRLSSKLTAAQVRTAFRQAWKLWAQAVPLKFRRQRRSDADIVISFNNKDHEDGSPFDGEGGILAHAFFPGPGIGGDVHFDDEEAWTTNAKGCNLLAVAVHEFGHALGLPHSSDPGAIMFPAYNFGLHTVLQLSFQDVKDIQEMYGKRKISLDRLPPKTPDKCDPMLSFDAVTGMQQELVFFKDRFIWRVHPSFEQIGITLITSLWPDLPAHIDAAYENTNKNSMLVFRGSQYWEVSSLQVKHGYPRNISEFGFPSTVKSIDAALYFRETHLTDFFIGGECWRFDEDAGRIMEGFPKLITHEWPGVDSPVDAAVAHDGSIYFFVGPQQLEFNPKIRQVMKTVAANSWLQCKEITGS; encoded by the exons ATGGGGAACCTCTGGCTAGGCCTGTTCACACTGCTGCAGCCTGCTGTCCTGTGCGCCTCCCCGCTGCCGTCTCGAGGACTGTCCGCTCGTGGCAACCTGGAGTTTGCAAAG GTTTACCTGGAAAAATTCTACAATTATAAGCCTGTAACTGACCGACGGAGGCGTGCAGCAGAGCCTGACTCATTCAAGGCCAAACTGAGGGAGATGCAGCTCTTCTTTGGCTTGGAAGAGAGTGGAGATGTGGATCCACAGACCGTAGTGGCTATGAGAATAGCTCGCTGTGGTCTCTCTGATGTTGAGCCGTTCAGAAAGACGATGCGTTGGACAAACAGAACTCTAACATACAG AATCTCCAGACTCAGCTCAAAGCTGACAGCTGCACAGGTCAGGACAGCATTCAGACAGGCATGGAAACTTTGGGCTCAAGCAGTGCCCTTGAAATTCCGCAGACAGAGAAGGAGTGATGCTGACATCGTCATTTCCTTCAATAACAAAG ATCATGAAGATGGGTCACCGTTTGATGGTGAGGGAGGTATCCTGGCACATGCCTTCTTTCCTGGACCGGGCATTGGTGGAGATGTGCACTTCGATGATGAGGAGGCCTGGACAACAAATGCCAAGG GCTGTAACCTCCTCGCTGTGGCGGTGCATGAGTTCGGACACGCTCTCGGCCTTCCACATTCATCAGATCCTGGAGCCATCATGTTCCCAGCCTATAATTTTGGCTTGCACACTGTTTTGCAACTGTCTTTCCAGGATGTCAAAGATATACAGGAAATGTATG GTAAGAGGAAAATCAGTCTGGACAGACTTCCTCCGAAAACACCAGATAAATGTGATCCTATGCTGTCATTCGATGCTGTGACAGGCATGCAACAagagcttgttttctttaaagacAG GTTTATTTGGCGGGTACATCCCAGTTTTGAGCAAATAGGAATCACACTAATAACAAGTTTGTGGCCTGACCTCCCAGCTCACATAGATGCTGCCTAtgagaacacaaacaaaaacagcatgCTAGTTTTCAGAG GCTCTCAATACTGGGAGGTGAGCTCTCTCCAGGTAAAGCATGGATATCCAAGAAACATCTCGGAATTTGGATTCCCATCCACTGTTAAGAGCATCGATGCAGCTTTGTATTTCCGGGAAACACATCTCACAGATTTCTTCATTGGTGGAGAATGCTGGAG GTTTGATGAAGATGCAGGGCGGATAATGGAAGGTTTTCCCAAACTTATCACACATGAATGGCCAGGAGTTGACTCTCCTGTGGATGCTGCAGTAGCTCATGATG GAAGTATTTATTTCTTCGTAGGACCTCAACAACTGGAATTCAACCCCAAAATTAGACAAGTAATGAAGACCGTGGCTGCAAACTCATGGCTTCAGTGCAAAGAAATTACAGGCAGTTGA